From Dictyoglomus sp., one genomic window encodes:
- a CDS encoding aminodeoxychorismate/anthranilate synthase component II gives MLLLIDNYDSFTYNLYQFLSEFIEVVVYRNDKITIEEIEKINPQGIVISPGPSIPEKAGISIPIIKHFKDRLPILGICLGHQALGSAFGTKIVKTLPMHGKVSEIYHIPHPLFENIENPFIATRYHSLIVDYNTLSPSLRIIAWTKDRIIMGIQYETKPVFGLQFHPESAFTPKGKEILKNFLKIGGLIK, from the coding sequence ATGCTTTTACTTATTGATAATTATGATTCCTTTACCTACAACCTATACCAATTCTTGTCTGAGTTTATAGAAGTAGTGGTTTATAGAAATGATAAAATAACTATTGAAGAAATTGAAAAAATTAATCCTCAAGGGATTGTGATATCTCCTGGACCATCAATTCCTGAAAAGGCAGGAATAAGTATTCCTATTATTAAGCATTTTAAAGATCGATTACCCATATTAGGAATCTGTTTGGGACATCAGGCTTTGGGTTCTGCCTTTGGAACGAAAATTGTAAAAACATTACCAATGCATGGAAAGGTATCTGAGATTTATCATATTCCCCATCCTCTTTTTGAAAATATTGAAAATCCCTTTATAGCAACAAGATATCATTCTCTAATTGTAGATTACAACACTTTATCCCCATCTTTAAGAATAATTGCCTGGACTAAAGATAGGATTATTATGGGAATTCAATATGAAACTAAACCTGTATTTGGACTTCAGTTTCATCCTGAATCTGCTTTTACTCCAAAAGGTAAAGAAATATTAAAAAATTTCCTTAAAATAGGAGGGTTAATAAAATGA
- the trpD gene encoding anthranilate phosphoribosyltransferase, producing the protein MIKEIIKKLSMGNNLSFEESQQIVESIEREEITEAQLGGILLSLRVKGETPEEIAGFISSLHKKAKKVMNKSPAIDVCGTGGDQAKTFNISTGVAFVLASLGIPVAKHGNRAVSSRSGSIDVIEALGVKFSEDPEKVAEEIDKVGLSFIFAPYFHPVVGKAGKVRRELGIGTIFNLAGPMLNPANLQAQILGVYSLNILKKLAESAKILGRKNILFYHGREDGIDEISLSGPTEMAWVKEKDIDYFVFHPKDIGLRTYPLEEFVGGTPQENAEILINIFKGKGTPAQTDILSLNSAFGLLVLGKVKNVKEGFERIKEHILEGKVYQFLERLRGMKEWVY; encoded by the coding sequence ATGATAAAGGAGATTATTAAAAAACTTTCTATGGGAAATAATCTTTCTTTTGAAGAATCTCAACAAATAGTTGAAAGCATTGAGAGAGAGGAAATAACAGAAGCACAACTTGGGGGTATTCTTCTCTCTTTAAGGGTTAAGGGAGAAACACCTGAAGAAATTGCAGGGTTTATATCTTCTCTTCATAAAAAGGCAAAAAAAGTAATGAATAAGTCTCCTGCCATTGATGTTTGTGGAACAGGAGGGGATCAGGCAAAAACTTTTAATATTTCCACAGGGGTAGCCTTTGTTTTAGCAAGTCTTGGTATTCCTGTAGCAAAGCATGGAAATCGAGCAGTATCAAGTAGGTCTGGAAGTATTGATGTAATTGAAGCCCTAGGTGTAAAATTTTCGGAAGATCCCGAAAAGGTAGCAGAAGAAATAGATAAAGTAGGATTAAGCTTTATCTTTGCTCCTTATTTTCATCCCGTGGTAGGAAAGGCGGGAAAGGTAAGGAGAGAGTTGGGGATTGGAACTATTTTTAATCTTGCAGGTCCTATGCTGAATCCTGCCAATTTACAAGCACAAATTTTAGGTGTATACTCATTAAATATTTTAAAAAAATTAGCTGAATCTGCAAAGATTCTAGGACGAAAAAATATTTTATTTTATCATGGGAGAGAAGATGGAATAGACGAGATCTCATTAAGTGGTCCCACAGAGATGGCTTGGGTAAAGGAAAAGGATATAGATTATTTTGTCTTTCATCCCAAAGATATAGGACTTAGAACCTATCCTTTAGAGGAATTTGTTGGGGGTACTCCCCAAGAAAATGCAGAAATTCTTATAAATATCTTTAAAGGAAAAGGAACTCCTGCTCAAACAGATATTCTTTCCTTAAATAGTGCCTTTGGTCTTTTAGTGTTAGGAAAGGTTAAGAATGTTAAAGAGGGATTTGAAAGAATAAAAGAACATATTTTAGAAGGTAAAGTATACCAATTTTTAGAGAGGTTAAGGGGGATGAAAGAATGGGTATACTAG
- a CDS encoding indole-3-glycerol-phosphate synthase produces the protein MGILEELVEEKRKYLKKRSFIIPISLPEKEKDIFFKTINLPGLKLIAEIKPSSPVKGKLLKNFSLSEIAEIYDEMEEVSCISVLTAESFSASLMNLQLVRKITKKPILQKDFIITFEQVYEGRILGADAILLIARILSEKELENLYNLSKDLNLEPIIEIYEKEELEKVLPLNPRILMINNRNLDNFQVNISHTLELLPYIPKNIHVISASGIKSGKDVEVLYKAGVKGILVGESIVSSSDPKEKIKELLKPLKSKIIFEKIVYEHNPNF, from the coding sequence ATGGGTATACTAGAAGAATTAGTAGAAGAAAAAAGGAAATACTTAAAAAAAAGAAGTTTTATCATTCCTATATCATTACCAGAAAAGGAAAAAGATATTTTTTTTAAAACTATAAATCTTCCTGGATTAAAATTAATTGCAGAGATAAAGCCTTCTTCTCCTGTCAAGGGAAAGCTTTTGAAAAACTTTTCTCTTTCTGAAATTGCAGAAATATATGATGAAATGGAAGAAGTATCTTGTATCTCTGTTTTAACAGCAGAAAGTTTTTCAGCAAGTTTAATGAATCTACAACTAGTAAGAAAAATTACAAAAAAGCCTATCCTTCAAAAGGACTTTATTATTACCTTTGAACAAGTATATGAGGGAAGAATTTTAGGAGCAGATGCTATTCTTCTTATTGCAAGGATTCTTTCAGAAAAGGAATTAGAGAATCTATATAATCTTTCTAAGGATTTGAATTTAGAACCAATTATAGAGATATATGAAAAAGAAGAACTAGAAAAAGTATTACCTTTAAATCCAAGAATTTTAATGATAAACAACAGAAATTTAGATAATTTTCAAGTAAATATATCTCATACTTTGGAGCTATTACCTTATATCCCAAAGAATATTCATGTAATAAGTGCCAGTGGTATAAAAAGTGGAAAGGATGTGGAAGTTTTATATAAAGCAGGAGTAAAGGGAATCTTGGTAGGAGAAAGTATTGTATCAAGTTCTGATCCCAAAGAGAAAATAAAAGAACTTTTAAAACCATTAAAATCTAAAATTATTTTTGAAAAAATAGTCTACGAACATAACCCTAATTTTTAA
- a CDS encoding phosphoribosylanthranilate isomerase, which translates to MWIKICGIKDVFSALHVYSEGGNALGFIFVPESKRFLSIEDAKKIAPFIKSIPILKIGVFQNVKRNEVSEVLKIFPLDGIQFHGDESPSFCKEFKDFFLIKAFNLVNNISLDNIKKEISKYSFCHILLDRRKDSFRISWEEFLEKAYLISKDFPVILAGGINEENLDSALSINPWGIDLSSGVENEKGEKDLEKISRFLRKVRKKDETS; encoded by the coding sequence ATGTGGATAAAAATTTGTGGAATTAAAGATGTTTTTTCTGCTTTACATGTATACTCAGAAGGTGGCAATGCTCTAGGTTTTATATTTGTTCCTGAAAGTAAAAGATTTTTGTCCATAGAAGATGCAAAAAAAATAGCACCTTTTATAAAATCAATTCCTATTCTTAAAATTGGGGTTTTTCAAAATGTAAAAAGGAATGAAGTTAGCGAAGTGTTAAAAATATTTCCCTTGGACGGAATCCAATTTCATGGAGATGAATCTCCATCTTTCTGTAAAGAATTTAAAGATTTCTTTCTCATAAAGGCTTTTAATTTAGTTAACAATATTTCTTTAGATAATATTAAAAAAGAAATTTCAAAATACTCTTTTTGTCATATTCTTTTAGATAGAAGAAAAGATTCTTTTCGAATTTCTTGGGAGGAATTTTTAGAGAAGGCATATTTAATCTCAAAAGACTTTCCTGTAATTCTTGCAGGAGGAATTAATGAAGAGAATTTAGATTCTGCTTTGAGCATAAATCCCTGGGGAATTGATCTCTCTAGTGGTGTAGAAAATGAGAAAGGAGAAAAAGATTTGGAAAAAATATCAAGATTTTTGAGGAAGGTGAGAAAAAAAGATGAGACTTCCTGA
- the trpB gene encoding tryptophan synthase subunit beta, with protein sequence MRLPDERGYFGEFGGRFVPETLMEPLLELERAYKEIERDKNFWEEYKKYLKEYVGRPTPLYFAKNLSSYINAKVYLKREDLCHTGAHKINNALGQALLAKYLGKKRIIAETGAGQHGVAVATVCALLGFECTIYMGEEDCNRQKMNVLRMKLLGAKVIPVKTGSRTLKSAINSALRDWVSHPEDTYYLLGSVVGPHPYPMIVRDFQKIIGEEAKEQILEMENTLPNYLIACVGGGSNAIGLFYPFLKDPVKIIGVEGGGKGIDSNLHSASICAGRVGVLHGAKMFLLQDEYGNILDTHSISAGLDYPGVGPEHSFLAKIGRVKYDYATDDMALKGFLALTKLEGIIPALESAHALGYLLEKRREFPEENPIIIVNLSGRGDKDLDIIYKAMEENNEQNLG encoded by the coding sequence ATGAGACTTCCTGATGAAAGGGGATATTTCGGAGAGTTTGGAGGAAGATTTGTTCCCGAGACTTTGATGGAGCCTCTTTTAGAATTGGAAAGAGCATATAAGGAAATAGAAAGGGATAAAAATTTTTGGGAAGAATATAAAAAATATCTGAAAGAGTATGTGGGAAGACCTACTCCTCTTTATTTTGCCAAAAATCTGTCTTCATATATTAATGCAAAGGTATATTTAAAAAGAGAAGATTTATGTCATACAGGGGCTCATAAAATAAATAATGCTCTTGGACAAGCACTTTTAGCAAAATATCTTGGAAAAAAAAGAATAATTGCGGAGACGGGAGCAGGACAACATGGGGTTGCAGTGGCAACGGTATGCGCCCTTTTAGGATTTGAATGTACCATATATATGGGAGAAGAGGATTGTAATAGGCAAAAGATGAATGTTTTAAGGATGAAGCTTCTTGGAGCAAAGGTTATTCCCGTAAAAACAGGCTCAAGGACATTAAAATCCGCTATAAATTCAGCTTTAAGGGATTGGGTAAGCCATCCTGAAGATACTTATTATCTCTTGGGTTCTGTAGTAGGACCTCATCCCTATCCCATGATTGTAAGAGATTTTCAGAAAATTATTGGAGAAGAAGCAAAAGAACAGATTTTAGAAATGGAAAATACTTTACCCAATTACTTAATAGCCTGTGTTGGGGGAGGCAGTAATGCTATTGGACTTTTTTATCCCTTTTTAAAGGATCCTGTGAAAATTATTGGAGTAGAAGGAGGGGGAAAAGGGATTGATTCAAATCTTCATTCAGCAAGTATTTGTGCAGGAAGGGTGGGAGTTCTTCATGGAGCAAAAATGTTTCTCCTTCAAGACGAATATGGAAATATCTTAGATACCCATTCTATATCAGCAGGATTAGATTATCCTGGGGTTGGTCCTGAACATAGCTTTTTAGCGAAGATAGGTAGAGTAAAATATGATTATGCAACCGATGATATGGCATTAAAGGGATTCTTAGCTTTGACAAAATTAGAGGGAATTATTCCTGCTTTAGAGAGTGCCCATGCCTTAGGGTATCTCTTGGAAAAAAGAAGAGAATTTCCTGAGGAAAACCCCATAATTATTGTTAATCTTTCAGGAAGAGGAGATAAAGATTTAGATATTATCTATAAAGCAATGGAGGAGAATAATGAGCAAAATCTTGGATAA
- the trpA gene encoding tryptophan synthase subunit alpha: MSKILDKFKEKKKLIFIPFFVAGYPSFFFLEDFLLKYKDKIDILELGIPFSDPIADGPILEEVNYQAIKKGVNFENTINWLKEKKIPSQITTILLLYFNLIYQNLEKNLQRIKEVGIEGLVIPDLPFEEAESFLELFKSYNLDLIFFLSPTTNKDRKEKILKLAESFIYCISVKGVTGEREELSSDGIRFIKGIREKSNKPLVWGFGLSRREHIRALKGLVDGVIVGSAFAKRILEGKDFESYFLDLFEETL; encoded by the coding sequence ATGAGCAAAATCTTGGATAAATTTAAAGAAAAGAAAAAATTAATATTTATCCCTTTCTTTGTTGCAGGATATCCTTCCTTTTTCTTCTTGGAAGATTTTCTTTTAAAATATAAAGATAAGATAGATATATTGGAATTGGGAATTCCCTTTTCTGATCCTATAGCGGATGGTCCTATATTAGAAGAAGTGAATTATCAAGCTATTAAAAAAGGAGTAAATTTTGAGAATACGATAAATTGGCTTAAAGAGAAAAAAATTCCATCTCAAATTACTACAATTCTTCTTCTTTATTTTAATTTAATTTATCAAAATTTAGAAAAAAATCTTCAAAGAATAAAGGAGGTGGGAATAGAAGGATTAGTTATTCCAGATCTTCCCTTTGAAGAGGCAGAAAGTTTTCTAGAGCTTTTTAAAAGCTATAATTTGGATTTAATATTCTTTTTATCACCAACAACTAATAAAGATAGAAAAGAAAAAATATTAAAGTTGGCAGAAAGTTTTATTTACTGTATATCAGTGAAAGGCGTTACTGGAGAAAGAGAAGAGCTTTCTTCTGATGGAATAAGATTTATAAAGGGAATTAGAGAGAAAAGTAATAAACCCTTAGTTTGGGGTTTTGGTTTAAGTAGAAGAGAACATATAAGAGCATTAAAGGGATTGGTAGATGGTGTAATAGTAGGGAGTGCTTTTGCAAAAAGAATATTAGAAGGAAAAGATTTTGAATCATATTTTCTTGATCTTTTTGAAGAAACTTTATGA
- a CDS encoding endo-1,4-beta-xylanase produces MNKEIPALKEVYKNYFPIGAAVNPTTINTHKALLEKHFNSITPENQMKWEIIHPSPDVYNFSEADKIVEFALKNNMKIRGHTLLWHQQVPSWVFRDDKGNLVSKEVLLKRLEEHIKRVVGYYKGKVYAWDVVNEAISDNPSEFLRDAPWYKIGGEEIIEKAFIWAHEADPNALLFYNDYNLEEPRKRDKAYELVKRLKEKKIPIHGVGIQGHWTLSWPTPSMLEESIKKFQSLGVQVQITEFDISIYYDRNENANFTDPPLDRIERQAEIYKKAFEVLRRYKNVITGVTFWGVADDATWLDYWPVRGRKDHPLLFDVKHSPKKAFWEVINL; encoded by the coding sequence ATGAACAAGGAAATCCCAGCTTTAAAGGAAGTTTATAAAAATTATTTTCCTATTGGAGCTGCAGTAAATCCGACTACCATAAATACTCATAAAGCTCTTTTAGAAAAACACTTCAATAGTATTACACCTGAAAATCAAATGAAATGGGAGATTATTCATCCATCGCCTGATGTTTATAATTTCTCTGAAGCGGATAAAATTGTTGAATTTGCTCTTAAAAATAATATGAAAATTAGAGGACATACTCTTCTTTGGCATCAGCAAGTTCCTTCATGGGTATTTAGAGATGATAAGGGGAATCTTGTAAGTAAGGAGGTTCTTCTAAAGAGGCTTGAAGAACATATCAAGAGGGTAGTTGGATATTACAAAGGAAAAGTTTATGCCTGGGATGTGGTGAATGAAGCAATCTCTGACAATCCTTCTGAATTCTTAAGGGATGCTCCCTGGTATAAAATTGGTGGGGAAGAGATTATAGAAAAAGCCTTTATTTGGGCTCATGAGGCAGATCCTAATGCCTTATTATTTTATAATGATTACAATTTGGAAGAACCAAGAAAAAGAGACAAAGCTTATGAATTGGTAAAAAGACTTAAGGAAAAGAAAATACCTATTCATGGTGTTGGTATTCAAGGACATTGGACATTGAGCTGGCCTACTCCAAGTATGTTAGAGGAATCTATTAAAAAATTTCAATCCTTAGGAGTACAAGTTCAAATTACGGAGTTTGATATCTCCATATATTATGATAGAAACGAGAATGCTAATTTTACAGATCCTCCTTTAGATCGTATTGAAAGACAAGCAGAGATTTATAAAAAAGCCTTTGAAGTTTTAAGAAGATATAAAAATGTTATTACTGGAGTAACTTTCTGGGGGGTAGCTGATGATGCTACTTGGCTTGATTACTGGCCAGTTAGAGGGAGAAAAGATCATCCTTTACTTTTTGATGTGAAACATAGTCCTAAAAAAGCCTTTTGGGAAGTTATTAATTTATAG
- a CDS encoding DOMON domain-containing protein, giving the protein MKNLIIFILIISILSSFVLAQEKPTSSPKIDGKLSPNEYQNYASFSNGEFRIFWSIIEDEVYILMIGKTKGWVALGINPTVKAGNADYIIGYVTDKEVKVLDYFAPEAHVRHTLDTKLEGKNDILEFAGSEDKEFTYIELKRKLSTKDKYDKDFPKSGKLNIVWALGPNDDPSSKHIKAGYGVLSY; this is encoded by the coding sequence ATGAAAAATTTGATAATTTTTATTTTGATAATTTCCATTCTTTCTTCTTTTGTTTTAGCTCAGGAAAAACCCACATCATCACCTAAGATTGATGGAAAACTTTCTCCTAACGAATATCAGAATTATGCTAGTTTTTCTAATGGAGAGTTTAGAATATTCTGGAGCATAATAGAGGACGAAGTTTATATTTTGATGATAGGAAAGACAAAGGGATGGGTAGCCTTAGGAATTAATCCTACGGTGAAAGCAGGAAATGCGGACTATATAATTGGCTATGTAACAGATAAAGAAGTAAAGGTCCTAGATTATTTTGCTCCAGAAGCCCATGTGAGGCATACATTAGATACAAAACTTGAAGGGAAAAATGATATATTAGAGTTTGCAGGATCGGAAGATAAAGAATTTACGTATATAGAGTTAAAAAGAAAGCTTTCTACTAAGGACAAGTATGATAAAGATTTCCCAAAATCTGGAAAACTAAACATAGTTTGGGCATTAGGACCTAATGATGATCCTTCTTCAAAGCATATAAAAGCAGGTTATGGCGTTTTGAGTTACTAA
- the purC gene encoding phosphoribosylaminoimidazolesuccinocarboxamide synthase, whose protein sequence is MGSVKDLIILENPTEKTLGRGRFIFSDRYSVFDYGEMPDHIEEKGKAICITTAYFFEKLEEKGIKTHYLGLIEDDRIKTLSELKSPSNVMEFKMVRVLKPELKDKIYDYSIFKLEKGNFLIPLEVIYRNSLPEGSSVFRRLKEGSLKLEDLGLKKDPTPGEKLEKPIVDFSTKLEVNDRYLSYEEAKNISGFEEEEFQKLIDLTLFIDNEITKAGERIGLMNEDGKVEFAFDLERNFMLVDAVGTLDECRFTYNGLPVSKEIARIYYRKTPWYKEVEEAKKKDRFQWKDFVSAPPSLPKELANLISLIYKAYANELTKREWFETPPIKDIMKKLEELLLN, encoded by the coding sequence ATGGGTAGTGTAAAGGATCTTATAATTCTAGAAAATCCCACAGAAAAAACTCTAGGAAGGGGAAGATTTATTTTTTCAGACAGATATTCTGTTTTTGATTATGGAGAAATGCCAGATCATATTGAAGAGAAAGGAAAAGCAATCTGTATTACTACCGCATATTTCTTTGAAAAATTAGAAGAAAAGGGAATAAAAACCCACTACTTGGGACTCATAGAAGATGATAGAATAAAGACTCTTTCAGAACTGAAGTCACCCTCAAATGTTATGGAATTTAAGATGGTAAGAGTACTGAAACCTGAGTTAAAAGATAAAATTTACGATTATTCTATATTTAAACTAGAAAAAGGAAATTTTCTCATTCCTTTAGAGGTTATATATAGAAATTCCCTTCCTGAAGGTTCTTCAGTTTTTAGAAGATTAAAAGAAGGAAGTTTAAAATTGGAAGATTTAGGACTGAAGAAAGATCCTACCCCAGGAGAAAAACTTGAAAAACCTATCGTAGATTTCTCCACAAAACTTGAAGTAAATGATAGATATCTTTCCTACGAAGAAGCAAAAAACATAAGTGGGTTTGAAGAGGAAGAATTCCAGAAATTAATTGATCTTACTTTGTTTATAGATAACGAAATAACAAAAGCGGGAGAAAGAATTGGTCTCATGAACGAAGACGGAAAAGTAGAATTTGCCTTTGATCTCGAGAGAAATTTCATGTTAGTAGATGCAGTTGGAACTTTAGATGAATGTAGATTTACATATAATGGACTACCCGTAAGCAAAGAAATTGCAAGAATATATTACAGAAAAACTCCATGGTACAAAGAAGTTGAAGAGGCAAAAAAGAAAGATAGATTTCAATGGAAAGATTTTGTAAGTGCTCCTCCCTCTCTTCCTAAAGAACTTGCAAACCTTATTTCTCTAATTTACAAAGCCTATGCTAATGAACTTACAAAAAGAGAATGGTTTGAAACTCCACCCATTAAGGATATCATGAAAAAATTAGAAGAATTACTATTAAACTAA
- the purE gene encoding 5-(carboxyamino)imidazole ribonucleotide mutase: protein MKVVIIMGSKGDLDWSKKIAETLKKLGVEYVMRVASAHKVPLKVLEIIKEYEKEDVVFITVAGRSNALSGFVDANTTKPVIACPPYSEKFSGVDIFSTLRMPSGVAPLTVLEPEQAGLSACKILALKYKELAERLEAYQKEKKEELEKDDEEVRRWVV, encoded by the coding sequence ATGAAGGTAGTCATTATTATGGGATCTAAGGGAGATTTAGACTGGTCCAAAAAAATTGCAGAAACCTTAAAAAAGCTGGGCGTAGAATATGTAATGAGAGTAGCATCTGCCCATAAAGTACCTTTGAAGGTTTTAGAAATAATAAAAGAATATGAAAAAGAAGATGTGGTTTTCATAACTGTAGCAGGAAGAAGCAATGCTTTAAGTGGTTTTGTAGATGCAAACACTACAAAACCTGTAATTGCCTGCCCTCCATATAGCGAAAAGTTTTCAGGGGTTGACATATTCTCTACTTTAAGAATGCCATCTGGTGTTGCACCATTAACAGTACTAGAACCAGAACAAGCGGGTCTTTCTGCATGCAAAATTCTTGCTTTAAAATATAAAGAACTTGCTGAAAGACTAGAAGCTTATCAGAAAGAAAAGAAGGAAGAACTAGAAAAAGACGATGAGGAGGTAAGAAGATGGGTAGTGTAA
- the thiD gene encoding bifunctional hydroxymethylpyrimidine kinase/phosphomethylpyrimidine kinase: MPSKTVDNIKKILVIAGYDPSGGAGLLSDLKTIHSLGGYALCIPTCLTIQDTQKVYEVFKIDEKIILKNLEIILSDCMIDAVKIGVLYSKNIISIVCNIIKKYNLKNIVLDPIIRPTTGVSLLEESALEELKNLISLCDIITPNIPEAEILTKIKIKNIEDAKLSAKILRELGAKTVVIKGGHWEGEKIIDILFKDNNFYIKSSKRINTEKEVHGTGCTFSSALATFLAMGYDYYSAFLKTKNYIIKSIKNAINIGKGKKIINISFDKSAPLRI, encoded by the coding sequence GTGCCATCAAAAACAGTAGATAATATAAAAAAGATTCTTGTAATAGCAGGATATGATCCTTCAGGAGGAGCAGGTTTACTTTCTGACCTGAAGACCATACATTCTCTTGGAGGATATGCATTATGTATACCTACTTGTTTAACCATTCAAGACACCCAAAAGGTCTACGAAGTATTTAAAATAGATGAGAAGATAATACTAAAAAATCTTGAAATAATTCTTTCCGACTGTATGATAGACGCGGTAAAAATTGGTGTTCTATATTCAAAAAACATTATCAGTATTGTTTGCAACATAATTAAAAAATATAATCTTAAAAATATTGTCCTTGATCCCATTATAAGACCAACAACAGGAGTTTCTCTCCTTGAGGAGTCTGCCTTAGAAGAATTAAAAAACCTAATTTCTCTTTGTGACATTATTACTCCGAATATTCCCGAAGCAGAGATTCTCACAAAAATTAAAATAAAAAATATAGAAGATGCAAAACTCTCTGCCAAAATCTTAAGAGAACTCGGAGCAAAAACTGTAGTAATAAAGGGAGGGCACTGGGAGGGAGAAAAGATTATTGATATTCTCTTCAAAGATAATAATTTTTACATAAAATCCAGTAAAAGAATAAACACCGAAAAAGAAGTACATGGAACGGGTTGTACTTTCTCTTCAGCTTTAGCTACTTTCTTGGCCATGGGTTATGATTACTACAGTGCCTTTTTGAAGACAAAAAACTATATAATAAAAAGCATTAAAAATGCTATAAATATTGGGAAAGGGAAAAAAATAATCAATATATCCTTTGACAAGTCAGCTCCTCTTAGGATATAA
- the thiC gene encoding phosphomethylpyrimidine synthase ThiC — protein sequence MEKTILEKAKEKITTLEMELSLINEEISIEKLISNISEGKTVIPANKNRKRNKYFAIGKDCTVKINANIGVTAEYSSFDIELKKAELCEKYGVESVMDLSCGKYAKSFKEKLLKEFNFIVGSVPVYDLAIRAKDFTKTKSKDFLEVLEEHVEMGVDFVTIHAGLNMELIEKIKTSQRILNIVSRGGSMIYKWMLENNKENPYYEYFDEVLKILKKYDAVISIGDALRPGCIFDSFDPLQIEETIIVSKLAKKARDFGVQVIIEGPGHMRADEITASVKFIKRLCNDAPLYVLGPLTTDIAAGYDHISGSMGALISALSGADFLCYVTPAEHLRLPDLEDVKEGIIAFKIAAHSANLVRGFKRALIKDLEISKARRDLDWERIIEYSIDPERAKKYRENLEDTCSMCGELCAIKNSR from the coding sequence ATGGAAAAAACAATTCTTGAGAAAGCAAAGGAAAAAATTACAACCCTTGAAATGGAACTTTCTCTAATAAATGAAGAAATATCGATAGAAAAACTAATTTCTAATATCTCCGAGGGAAAGACGGTCATCCCCGCTAATAAAAATCGAAAAAGAAATAAATATTTTGCCATTGGAAAGGATTGTACTGTTAAAATAAATGCGAATATAGGTGTGACTGCTGAGTATTCTTCATTTGATATAGAACTCAAGAAAGCAGAACTTTGTGAAAAATATGGTGTAGAATCCGTAATGGATCTTTCTTGCGGAAAATATGCTAAATCCTTTAAAGAGAAACTTTTGAAAGAATTTAATTTTATAGTAGGAAGTGTACCTGTTTATGATCTTGCCATAAGAGCAAAAGATTTTACAAAAACAAAATCAAAGGATTTTCTTGAAGTATTAGAAGAGCATGTAGAGATGGGTGTAGATTTTGTTACTATTCATGCAGGATTAAATATGGAGTTAATAGAAAAGATAAAAACTTCTCAAAGAATTTTAAATATTGTATCCCGTGGTGGATCTATGATTTATAAATGGATGTTAGAGAATAACAAGGAAAATCCATATTATGAATATTTTGATGAGGTACTTAAAATATTAAAAAAATATGATGCTGTGATTAGTATAGGAGATGCTTTAAGACCTGGTTGTATCTTTGATTCCTTTGATCCTTTACAGATAGAAGAAACTATAATTGTAAGCAAACTTGCAAAGAAAGCAAGAGACTTTGGAGTTCAAGTAATTATTGAGGGGCCAGGACATATGAGAGCAGATGAGATAACAGCTAGTGTAAAGTTTATTAAAAGGTTATGTAATGATGCTCCCCTGTATGTTCTCGGACCTCTCACTACTGATATTGCTGCAGGTTACGACCATATTTCAGGAAGTATGGGAGCTTTAATTTCAGCTTTAAGCGGAGCAGACTTTCTTTGTTATGTAACTCCAGCAGAACATTTGAGACTTCCTGACTTAGAAGATGTAAAAGAGGGTATTATTGCCTTTAAGATTGCTGCCCATAGTGCTAATCTGGTAAGAGGATTTAAAAGAGCACTAATTAAAGATCTTGAAATCTCAAAAGCAAGAAGAGACCTAGATTGGGAAAGAATAATTGAATATTCTATAGATCCTGAAAGGGCAAAGAAATATAGAGAAAATTTAGAAGATACCTGCTCTATGTGTGGTGAACTTTGTGCCATCAAAAACAGTAGATAA